The genomic segment TCTCTAGCTTAATAAAGTTAATCCCTGTTGCAGCTTTTGTAAGCCTAAAAAGCGTGATAGCCTCATCAGCATTCACACAACCAGCAGAATTTGGAAGAAATTGTATGGAAGAATCTTTGAAATAATCCAAAAGATTTTCTTCATTAGGATTTGTAATATTCACACGCCTTACTGCCACGGTAATCATCTGCGCTTTTGAAGCAAGAGTGGCTTCATAAGTCGTTTTAAAATCCTTATATTTTCCACTGCCCACAATCAAGCGACTTTCAAAGGTTTTATTACCAATGATTAGAGAATCATTCATTTTATATCCTTATTAAATTGTTTTTCTTAAAGATAGCGAATTTGATCAATTAAATCAAGGGGGCTTAAAGAAAAATCCGCATTTTTTTCAATAAATTTTTGCGCACAAAGACTATGAGCCAAAACCCCTTGAATACAAGCTTCCAAACTAGAATAATTTTGCGCTAATAACCCTGCAATAATCCCTGCTAAAACATCTCCGCTTCCACCTTTTGCCAAGGCATTACTGCCAAGAGGATTAATATAAACTTCCCCATTTTTGGCAATAAGGCTATTAGCCCCTTTTAAAATTAGTGTGGTATTAGGGTATTTACTAGAGAAGTCTTGTGCTAGGGCAATACGATTTTTCTGAATCACTTCAACTGCCATTTCTTTTTTTTCCAAAACTCTTAAAATGGTGCTAAATTCTTTTGGGTGAGGCGTTAAGATAACTTTTGAGAAATTTTGTATCAAATCCCCAAAAACTTCGTGATAAAAAATATCAGCATCAAGCAAAATAGGTATCTCCCAAAAATCTTTCAACATTTTCAAAGAAAAGGGATTTTTTCTACCAAAACCCATTCCAAGCGCAATTGCCGTAGTATTTTTTGGGATAAAGTTCGCATACATAACTTCATAAGGGAGATTAGACGGAGCAATATCGCTAACAAAGCTAACAAGCCCTGCCCCCATTCTAAATCCTGCTAGAGCACTTAATAAACTCGCTCCAATTTTTTCTCCACCCAACACACTTAAATGCCCAAAACTCCCTTTATTGCA from the Helicobacter colisuis genome contains:
- a CDS encoding NAD(P)H-hydrate dehydratase, producing MRHLCFDTRELDNQAREKFLLPSEILMENAARGMVEFLAQKFPLGSKILMICGSGDNGGDCLALARMLVGKYSLGILLPLGVKSTLAKTQLKRLEACDSSVFIPSLEGIELSSFDIIIDGLFGIGFRGEFSFQMQNLITLLNETRAIKIACDIPSGIDLYGNPRFLGEIPFAFRADFTLTMGALKNALFSDYAKDFVGEICCLELGISESIFAPNSNFKLLESSDFKAPKRNLQNCNKGSFGHLSVLGGEKIGASLLSALAGFRMGAGLVSFVSDIAPSNLPYEVMYANFIPKNTTAIALGMGFGRKNPFSLKMLKDFWEIPILLDADIFYHEVFGDLIQNFSKVILTPHPKEFSTILRVLEKKEMAVEVIQKNRIALAQDFSSKYPNTTLILKGANSLIAKNGEVYINPLGSNALAKGGSGDVLAGIIAGLLAQNYSSLEACIQGVLAHSLCAQKFIEKNADFSLSPLDLIDQIRYL